A genome region from Bacteroidales bacterium includes the following:
- a CDS encoding M20/M25/M40 family metallo-hydrolase encodes MDANSYYSMGYSCSAWFPGFCQQDTVTDRIPAHYYSGIHKYLSSELLEGREIGNRGNALAAGFIASQFESFNIQPVKGSLHYFQAFNVLKYRAASSILQVTNEFIEEQPAINLVDTIDYELIPGSREVDATVPIIFAGYGIYAPGSSYNDYEGLDVKNKIVVFIEGLPGSDETPTTVLKNFQSKVPAEWADLAYKTNIAGKLGAVAVIEVKNTTLKETRKKLQAVVKSVDDSIRNLPYEDAYYTLTGDTASETIPVLRLNRESTLKLFGVSDYRLDVYIRFRDQQPESSLVQKVGLNGKIQTRNHSETIPASNILGLIRGKDTTLTVIVGAHYDHLGKRNTGIYCGADDNASGVAAMLGMARYWSEKKEAPPCNLVFASWSAEEKGLLGSRYFMNFGLEVDSIALYINMDMVSRSDPADSLERILSIGTLPTSDTLRSMAMKLNNSLPVAFQLDLWDVTGHTGSDYASFIDHKIPVMTFFSGFHDDYHSPLDTYSRV; translated from the coding sequence TTGGATGCAAATAGCTATTATTCAATGGGTTATTCCTGCTCAGCCTGGTTTCCTGGCTTTTGCCAGCAGGATACTGTAACTGACAGAATTCCGGCACATTACTATTCAGGGATTCATAAATACCTGTCATCCGAATTACTTGAAGGGCGTGAGATTGGTAACAGGGGTAATGCTTTGGCAGCAGGGTTCATTGCTTCCCAGTTTGAATCATTTAATATTCAACCAGTTAAAGGGAGCTTGCACTATTTTCAGGCTTTTAATGTCCTGAAATACCGGGCAGCATCCTCAATTTTACAAGTGACGAATGAATTTATCGAAGAGCAACCTGCGATTAACCTTGTGGATACTATTGATTATGAATTGATTCCGGGGAGCAGGGAGGTTGATGCCACAGTTCCCATCATCTTCGCAGGATATGGAATTTATGCCCCGGGAAGTTCCTATAACGATTATGAAGGTTTGGATGTTAAGAACAAAATCGTGGTTTTTATTGAAGGATTGCCGGGTAGTGATGAAACTCCAACAACAGTCCTGAAGAATTTTCAGTCGAAGGTTCCGGCAGAATGGGCTGACCTCGCGTATAAAACTAACATTGCCGGGAAACTGGGGGCAGTGGCTGTAATTGAAGTAAAAAATACCACCCTGAAAGAAACCCGGAAAAAGCTGCAGGCCGTAGTCAAATCAGTGGACGACAGCATCCGGAACCTGCCTTATGAGGATGCTTATTATACTCTTACCGGGGATACCGCCAGCGAAACTATACCGGTTCTGAGGTTGAACAGGGAATCGACCCTGAAATTATTCGGTGTTTCTGATTATCGCCTGGATGTGTATATCCGTTTCAGGGATCAGCAACCCGAATCCAGCCTGGTACAAAAAGTCGGACTTAACGGGAAAATTCAAACCAGGAATCATTCAGAAACCATACCTGCCAGCAATATCCTGGGATTGATCCGCGGGAAAGACACTACTCTCACCGTTATCGTTGGAGCGCATTATGACCACCTGGGGAAACGAAATACCGGTATTTATTGCGGAGCTGATGACAATGCCTCCGGAGTAGCCGCAATGTTAGGAATGGCCCGATATTGGTCAGAGAAGAAAGAGGCTCCACCCTGTAACCTGGTATTCGCCTCCTGGTCGGCTGAAGAAAAAGGTTTACTGGGAAGCCGGTATTTTATGAATTTTGGGCTGGAAGTGGATAGTATTGCGCTATATATAAATATGGATATGGTTTCCCGCTCTGATCCTGCCGACAGTCTTGAACGCATCCTCAGCATCGGGACACTGCCCACAAGTGATACACTCAGGAGTATGGCCATGAAGTTGAACAATTCCCTGCCTGTGGCTTTTCAGCTCGATTTATGGGATGTAACCGGGCATACCGGAAGCGATTATGCATCTTTTATTGATCACAAAATTCCGGTGATGACCTTCTTTTCCGGCTTTCATGATGATTACCATTCACCGTTGGATACCTATTCCCGGGTT
- a CDS encoding beta-aspartyl-peptidase, with translation MLTLFRNAEIYAPAYLGVKDVLTGGKTILAVSDSITPPTGVEVEIIDCTGLKLIPGLIDSHVHITGGGGEGGPASRMPELQVSMMIDGGVTTVIGCLGTDGITRTVESVLMKVKTLRAQGMSAWMYTGAYQVPPPTIMGDIAKDIALFDEIIGVGEVAISDHRSSVPTLSELTRLTAHARVAGMIGGKAGILNMHMGDAQDPFRPLHEVVEHSEMSYRQFIPTHCNRNAYIFEDAKVYGIKGYVDITTSSYPYYADEEVKPSTALRLLLEAGVPINHITFTSDACGSLPGFDPVTGKLIKLEMGLPDSVWREIREAVLDEGLTLETALQVATSTPATLLKLDSKGTLEAGKDADLVLLDHELNIKQVMAMGKMAEKVFEREILFHKCFIIA, from the coding sequence ATGCTGACTTTATTCAGGAATGCCGAGATATATGCTCCAGCCTATCTTGGAGTTAAAGATGTTTTAACAGGTGGAAAAACGATTCTTGCAGTCTCTGATTCAATCACTCCACCCACAGGGGTTGAGGTAGAAATCATTGATTGCACAGGGCTTAAACTCATTCCCGGACTCATCGACTCCCATGTGCATATTACAGGAGGTGGGGGAGAAGGCGGCCCTGCCAGCCGAATGCCTGAGCTTCAGGTAAGTATGATGATTGATGGGGGTGTTACCACTGTGATTGGTTGCCTTGGAACAGATGGTATCACCCGTACAGTGGAAAGCGTTTTAATGAAAGTAAAAACCCTTCGGGCCCAGGGTATGTCAGCCTGGATGTATACCGGGGCATACCAGGTTCCGCCACCCACCATTATGGGCGATATAGCCAAAGACATTGCCTTATTTGATGAAATTATCGGGGTGGGTGAAGTGGCGATCTCTGATCACCGTTCTTCAGTCCCTACCTTATCGGAATTAACGCGCCTCACAGCACATGCCAGGGTTGCAGGAATGATAGGAGGGAAGGCCGGTATCCTGAATATGCATATGGGTGATGCACAGGATCCATTCCGTCCGTTGCATGAAGTGGTGGAACATTCAGAAATGAGCTACAGGCAGTTCATACCTACCCATTGCAACCGTAATGCCTATATTTTCGAGGATGCCAAAGTCTATGGAATCAAAGGGTATGTAGATATCACCACCAGTTCATATCCTTATTATGCCGATGAAGAAGTAAAACCTTCCACTGCCCTGAGGCTCTTACTTGAGGCAGGCGTGCCTATCAACCATATTACTTTTACTTCCGATGCATGTGGCTCATTGCCTGGTTTTGACCCTGTTACAGGAAAATTGATTAAACTGGAAATGGGCCTGCCCGATTCAGTCTGGAGAGAGATCAGGGAAGCCGTACTGGATGAAGGACTCACGCTTGAAACAGCCTTGCAGGTGGCCACATCAACCCCGGCAACCCTATTGAAACTCGATTCCAAAGGAACACTGGAAGCCGGTAAGGATGCCGATCTTGTGCTGCTGGACCATGAGTTGAACATTAAGCAGGTGATGGCTATGGGGAAAATGGCCGAAAAAGTCTTTGAAAGAGAAATACTGTTTCACAAATGTTTCATAATTGCGTAA
- a CDS encoding cyanophycinase — translation MRIYISLAFFCIMLVMNAYSQRGRLLIVGGGSEKTAAIGWSTPAYTWAVEGKRVAVIGTSTGSLAPYLKQYCKAAYAREFAIDTRDSADSQVTYDTLMTYQAIFFRGGDQWEYYSLYRNTMLQQAVEDIFAAGGTICGTSAGMHILSETVFTAENGTVYPYEGIENPNNSYMTLEDDFFGFVPGYLFDTHFAERGRFGRLCGFLANLKLNENVDVIGLGIDDLSCMAIDSNLVGTAYGTGCTNIYKLTGSVSLNGNKLLIDSVSVTQLLQGCTYNFVTGEAIYTSLTKPIDASTLTESGNYTILASGSDLLSSNQEMLSELVLQTGNQTDAIAIISENAGTATSFMNALTNLAQMQVDMIEPSQLYGSDTSTLGILQRAGKVLFVSNDPEHLLDFLGSINGNYLEQKLRASGSISAFVGMDSRLAGKTVVGNFLEYGNSYYGEMTLGPGLGLLRNSVIIPNTYLNSDIYENTATAVPYAMVKDTLKYGIWLTNHSFMKYSPVDGNSTLTGKGIAPVMILTNTATLGGFSTQTSTGSTSSLPRQVAGFDQMQLSLIDDTRPFIMGKTSSISVPENAHKPHVSIITDRITSTLRINAQYPVKRWELVNAGGQILATSQPSDNPAILSMQSYPHGIYILKITLINNPFSKSLKIAW, via the coding sequence ATGAGGATATATATTTCATTGGCATTTTTCTGCATCATGCTGGTAATGAATGCATACAGCCAGAGGGGCAGGTTATTGATTGTCGGAGGAGGAAGTGAAAAAACTGCCGCTATTGGCTGGAGTACCCCTGCTTATACCTGGGCTGTGGAAGGAAAAAGAGTGGCAGTGATCGGCACAAGCACCGGAAGCCTGGCCCCTTATCTTAAACAATACTGTAAAGCTGCTTATGCACGCGAATTTGCCATTGATACGCGCGACAGTGCCGACAGCCAGGTAACTTACGATACACTTATGACTTACCAGGCCATCTTTTTCAGGGGTGGTGACCAATGGGAATATTATTCGCTTTACAGGAATACAATGCTACAGCAGGCTGTAGAGGACATCTTTGCCGCTGGCGGGACTATTTGCGGCACATCAGCTGGCATGCATATACTTTCGGAAACTGTTTTTACTGCTGAGAACGGGACTGTTTACCCTTATGAAGGCATTGAAAATCCGAACAATTCTTACATGACCCTTGAAGATGATTTCTTCGGCTTTGTCCCGGGATATCTTTTCGATACTCATTTTGCTGAAAGGGGCCGGTTCGGACGATTATGCGGTTTCCTGGCGAACCTTAAACTCAATGAAAACGTTGATGTAATTGGATTAGGCATTGATGACCTGAGTTGCATGGCCATCGATTCCAACCTGGTTGGCACTGCTTACGGAACCGGTTGCACAAATATTTACAAACTCACCGGAAGTGTTTCCTTAAATGGTAATAAACTTCTCATCGACTCGGTGAGTGTAACCCAACTCCTACAGGGATGCACCTATAATTTTGTGACAGGCGAGGCGATCTATACTTCACTTACCAAGCCCATTGATGCATCAACTTTAACAGAATCAGGAAATTACACCATATTAGCCAGCGGCAGCGACCTGTTAAGCAGTAACCAGGAAATGTTGTCGGAACTGGTATTGCAGACAGGAAACCAAACGGATGCAATTGCCATTATTTCGGAAAATGCAGGCACAGCCACCTCCTTTATGAATGCCCTGACAAACCTGGCGCAGATGCAGGTAGATATGATTGAACCTTCTCAGTTGTATGGGTCTGATACCAGCACTTTGGGTATTTTACAAAGAGCAGGCAAGGTACTTTTTGTATCCAATGATCCTGAGCATCTTCTTGACTTCCTGGGCAGTATTAATGGCAATTATCTTGAACAAAAGCTTAGAGCAAGCGGTAGCATTTCGGCCTTTGTGGGAATGGATTCAAGGCTTGCAGGCAAAACCGTTGTCGGTAATTTCCTGGAATACGGCAATTCATACTATGGCGAAATGACCCTGGGGCCCGGGCTTGGCTTGCTAAGGAACAGTGTCATCATTCCCAATACCTACCTGAACAGTGATATTTATGAAAACACAGCCACTGCTGTGCCTTATGCCATGGTAAAAGATACCCTGAAATACGGGATATGGCTGACGAATCACAGCTTCATGAAATATTCACCGGTTGATGGCAATTCAACCTTAACAGGCAAAGGGATTGCCCCGGTGATGATACTTACCAATACAGCAACCCTCGGAGGATTTTCAACCCAGACTTCTACGGGTTCCACAAGTTCACTCCCCCGCCAGGTGGCTGGTTTCGACCAGATGCAACTCTCGTTGATTGATGATACCCGGCCATTTATCATGGGGAAAACCTCCTCGATATCAGTTCCGGAAAATGCACATAAACCGCATGTGTCGATCATTACCGACCGAATTACCTCCACCCTGAGGATTAATGCTCAATATCCTGTTAAGAGATGGGAACTTGTTAATGCCGGAGGCCAGATCCTTGCCACTTCTCAGCCAAGTGATAATCCTGCAATTTTAAGCATGCAATCCTATCCGCATGGAATTTACATTTTAAAGATAACGTTGATCAATAATCCTTTCTCTAAAAGTTTAAAAATAGCATGGTAA
- a CDS encoding cyanophycinase, with translation MVTKYLNSFSLSLVFVCMIFVTFNTTIHSQNTGGSLVIVGGGLEANNKSIYGQMIELAGGTEKARFAVIPSASGVAAQSWVSFSKILMTYGLKAEQIHLINIAMVDDDSTTDVDESQWKNNGSDPKLAEIVRKSTAVWFTGGDQLRTMKTLVNPDGTETPVLKAVREVYQKGGVIGGSSAGAAIMSEVMIGNGSSFGALTLPISTDINDEAEKGSLLITTGLGFFPYGIVDQHFHAKGRLARLAVALNSKYSKSNIAFGVDENTAIIYYPATKSFKVAGAGGVTILENFDTKVTSTSGGLALKNVVLSYLEEGDVYDLEKKTASPAPGKKSIKGNEYYDHEATIQTGILNGENPSFRDLITNELINNKAAGSIENLNISGTKTAYMIRFSKTPLSEGFEAEITPEYTSCTVLKVLMDIYPVNLLLQPKQ, from the coding sequence ATGGTAACTAAGTATCTAAATAGTTTCTCCCTCAGTCTGGTTTTTGTTTGCATGATATTCGTGACATTCAATACCACCATTCATTCTCAAAATACCGGTGGAAGCCTGGTAATTGTAGGCGGGGGACTGGAAGCCAATAACAAGAGCATTTATGGACAGATGATTGAATTAGCCGGTGGAACTGAAAAGGCTCGGTTTGCTGTTATCCCTTCTGCCAGTGGGGTTGCAGCCCAATCATGGGTTAGCTTCAGCAAAATCCTGATGACATATGGATTGAAGGCAGAACAGATTCATCTCATCAACATTGCCATGGTGGATGATGACAGCACAACCGATGTGGACGAATCACAATGGAAAAATAATGGGTCTGATCCAAAACTGGCTGAAATTGTAAGAAAATCAACAGCTGTCTGGTTTACCGGAGGCGACCAGTTAAGGACCATGAAAACCCTTGTAAATCCTGATGGAACAGAAACCCCTGTTCTAAAAGCGGTGAGAGAGGTATACCAGAAAGGAGGCGTTATCGGTGGATCGAGTGCCGGTGCGGCCATTATGAGTGAAGTAATGATAGGAAACGGCAGCAGTTTTGGGGCACTAACCCTTCCTATTTCCACTGATATCAATGATGAAGCAGAAAAAGGCAGCCTTCTGATAACCACAGGCCTGGGATTTTTCCCTTATGGAATTGTTGATCAGCATTTTCATGCAAAAGGGCGACTGGCCCGTTTGGCTGTAGCCCTTAACAGCAAATACTCGAAAAGTAATATTGCTTTTGGCGTGGATGAAAACACAGCCATCATTTATTACCCGGCAACAAAGAGCTTCAAGGTTGCAGGTGCCGGCGGGGTTACAATTCTGGAGAATTTTGATACAAAGGTTACTTCCACCAGCGGGGGACTTGCGCTAAAAAATGTTGTACTTTCATACCTGGAAGAAGGTGATGTTTATGACCTGGAGAAGAAGACTGCAAGTCCGGCTCCGGGCAAAAAATCAATCAAAGGAAATGAGTATTATGACCATGAAGCAACTATTCAAACCGGAATATTAAATGGAGAAAACCCTTCCTTCAGGGATCTGATAACCAATGAATTAATTAACAATAAAGCTGCCGGAAGCATTGAGAACCTCAATATCAGCGGAACGAAGACAGCCTATATGATCAGGTTCAGCAAAACGCCGCTGTCAGAAGGCTTTGAGGCTGAAATCACCCCTGAATATACATCCTGCACAGTTCTGAAAGTGTTGATGGATATTTACCCAGTTAACCTGTTACTTCAACCAAAGCAATAA